From Bacteroidales bacterium, the proteins below share one genomic window:
- a CDS encoding response regulator transcription factor, translated as MGIPENKIVILLVEDDPNLSDVLKDYLDLLGYKVIHAADGVKGLESFRKSRIDLCILDVMLPRKDGFTLAADIRNENKLVPIIFLTARGMMEDRVTGFKAGCDDYISKPFSSEELSLRIEAILRRCMSAQPAQPELMKLGKYVFDSANFELIYENVRHSLTPKEAALLAVLCRHKNTVLTREKALKEVWGDDDYFIGRSMDVFITKLRKYLKDDPDVAIVNVHGTGFRLEVREAGNE; from the coding sequence ATGGGAATTCCGGAGAATAAAATAGTTATTCTACTCGTAGAAGATGATCCGAACCTCAGTGATGTTCTGAAGGATTATCTTGATTTACTGGGATATAAAGTCATTCATGCAGCCGATGGTGTTAAAGGACTCGAGAGTTTCCGTAAATCCAGGATCGATCTTTGTATCCTGGATGTGATGCTCCCCAGGAAAGACGGATTTACTCTTGCTGCTGATATACGTAATGAAAATAAGCTAGTTCCTATTATCTTTCTCACTGCCAGGGGGATGATGGAGGATAGGGTCACTGGCTTCAAAGCCGGATGTGATGATTATATCTCCAAACCTTTCAGCAGTGAAGAACTAAGTCTCCGGATAGAAGCTATTCTGAGGAGATGCATGTCTGCACAACCTGCCCAGCCAGAGCTGATGAAACTGGGTAAATATGTTTTTGATTCAGCCAATTTTGAACTTATCTATGAGAATGTACGGCATAGCCTCACACCAAAAGAGGCTGCACTACTAGCAGTTTTATGCCGTCATAAAAACACCGTTCTTACCCGGGAAAAAGCCCTTAAAGAAGTCTGGGGCGATGATGATTACTTCATTGGCCGGAGTATGGATGTGTTCATCACCAAACTTCGGAAATACCTTAAGGATGATCCCGATGTAGCCATTGTAAATGTTCATGGCACTGGTTTCCGGCTGGAAGTTAGGGAGGCGGGAAATGAATAG